Below is a genomic region from Planctomycetia bacterium.
CGCAAACGCAAGCCACGCACCAAGGAAGCATGTGATCAACTCTGCGGCCAGTGCCTCGACTGGTTCTCGCCTAATGAATGCGCCAACTACCTCCGACATGCAGGATATGCGCCGCAAGAATGGAACTGAAAATGCTCTAGAGCCTTCCGCGGCGTACTAAACGTCTAGCGATACCGCGCCAACCAGTGGGCATACGGCGCGGGCAACGTCTTCCAGGCTGCATTCTCCACACCGAGTTCCTTGGCGGCCTGGTAGGGCCAATGGGGGTTGGTCAGGAATGGGCGGCCGATGGTGGCAAAGTCGATCTTGCCTTCGCGGATCAAGGTGTCAGCCCCGGCTGCTCCGTTGATAAACCAACTGGTGGTGCCGGGCAGACCTGTCTCGCGGAGCACTCTTGCAGCAATATCGCCCAGCAGGTTCGGACCCCAGGGAATCTTCGCGGTGGGAGTGTTGAACCCGATGGAGACATCGACCGAATCGAGTCCATTCTGCTTCATCCGTTTCAGCAGGACGATTGATTCCGAAATCATCTGCTCATCGTTGCCATCAAACTCGACGACACTGAAGCGAACGGTAAGCGGGCGGTTCTGCGGCCAGACTTTACGAACAGCCTGCAGCGTTTCCAGCAAATAGCGTCCCCGGTTCTCGGCACTGCTACCGTACTGATCGGTCCGTTTGTTCGAGTAAGGCGACCAGAAGTTCTGGGCCAGGTAGCCATGCGCGAAGTGGAGTTGAAGCCACTCAAAGCCCACGTCACGGGCACGTTCTGCAGCACGCACCACGTCGGCTTGCACGCGTGCAATATCCTTCAGCGTCATCTCACGGGGGACACGCGAGAGGTTGGCACCAAACGCAATCGATGACGGTGCAATCGTCGGCCAGGACTTAGGCTGCCCCTCGGGAATGTGATCATCCCCTTCCCAAGGCCGATTAGCAGAAGCCTTCCGACCCGCATGGGCCAACTGAATGCCAGGCACCGCTCCCCAGTGCTTGATGGCCTTCACGATAGGTGCGAGCGCCTTGGCCTGTGCATCGTTCCAGAGACCAGCATCCGCCCAGGTAATACGCCCTTCAGGCGACACTGCTGTCGCTTCCACCATCACCAGACCCGCCCCACCCCGTGCCAGCGACGTGTAATGCACCCGATGCCAATCGGTAGCTTGTCCCTCCTCCGACATATACTGACACATCGGCGACACCACGATGCGGTTGCGTAACGTGACATCCTTGAGGGTGTAGGAATCGAAGAGCGTGGGCATAGGGGGTCTCGTGGGGTTGGGAAGTGTTTAGGATATGATGCAACTTGAGTGGTGTCATGCATATGTGTACAGACAGGTTTACCAACATCATAGCCTGCTTGCACTGGCTTGATTCCTTGCCCTACTAACGTTGCCTATGTGATATAATAACTGCAGCAAACTGTTTAACAGAACTTGCGAAGCCATCGCGAATGGTGTCTTATCTTTGATATATAAGGTTCGTGCGAGTACACGAAAGCAAGTGCATTCGCGAGGATAGAGAGGCTTCTCACTTATCAAGTAACCATCTCTTGCTTTGTGAAACAAATGAGAGATGCATTGGACCGCTCATGGATCGTATAGAATCGATCAATACGAAACGAATCGAGTGGTGCTGTGCCGAACGTGGAACAGCCCTTGAGGACGTTGCTAATGCGATCGGTATCTCCGACTCTACACTTCAGCGAGTCATGGATGGTGAAAGCGGTCTAACGTTCAGGCAACTGCAAAGCCTCGCGGCTTACTTCAACCGAGGAATCCTCTTTTTCCTTGAGCCTGGACGTGTAAATGAGCAAAAGCTGTACACGCCACAATTTCGAACACTTACAAGCCAGAAGCCGGACTTGTCTCCAAAAGTCAAAGATCTCATCGAGAAGGCTGAATGGTTTCGACATGTATTTTTGCATCTTCAAGAAGAGCTTGGAAAAGAGTGGCGCGAATTTTCACCACCGGAAATCGACCCAAGTAACATTCAGGTTGCAGCACGGGAAGTAAGAAGGTGGCTCGGACTTCGAGACCACAACACATTTGAATCATATCGTAAAGCTGTCGAGTTAAAGGGAATACTTGTACTTAGGAGCATGGGATATGCGGGAGCATGGCAGTTCCCACGAGAGAGTACAATCGCTGGGTTTTCACTTTACTTCGAGCGCTGCCCAGTAATTGTCGTTCGAAAGCAAGAATTCGAGGCCAGACAGGTTTTTACTCTGATCCATGAATTAGGACACATCCTACTTCACAAAGGCAGTTTCATAGATGAGGACAAGGATCTTTTTCACTATCAAGGTCGTGAACGCGATGCAAACCGTTTTGCCGGGCGCGTGCTCGTACCAAAGGCATTCTTGGATCAGATTAATGACCGTACACGACCCCAGAATGTATCTGCGTATGATGATTGGCTTTGGGAATATAGGGATCGCTGGGGCGTCAGTGCCGAAGTGATTCTTCGTCGACTATTGGATATCGGGCGACTTGAAGAAGTTCAGTACGAGGCATACCGAAAGTGGCGTGCTCAAGTGCGAACACCAATGACAAAGGGAGGAAGCAGACAATATCGACATCGCGAACCAATTCATATTTTTGGTCAATCGTATGTGCGATCAGTATTCGACGCGTTGCATACTAAGCGCATTACATTAGCTAAGGCTAGCACATACCTAGACAACCTTAAGGTGTCGGACTTGCATGAATTGGAGGCGCATCTTGCAAACAGTTGACGCCTCTTCAATAATCCATGCGTGGGATACTTATCCGATCGAGAACTTTCCAAGACTCTGGGAATGGGTCGCGGAGCAGATTAACGATGGAGAACTTGACATCTGCCGCGTGGCGTACGACGCGATCACCCGCAAAATACCCGATTGCGACACATGGCTAAAAGAAAACGGATTCAGATGCTCCGAGATTACGAACGCTATTGCTCAAGAAGCATTACGCATAAAGACAATTCTCGGAATTCGTCAGCGATATAGTCCGAAAGGTGTGGACGAAAACGACCTCTTGATCATAGCTCGCGCATCGGTTGATGAAATTGATCTTGTATCTGAGGAGCGGCTACAACATCAGCTTCCATCCGAGATGGCACATTGGAGAATACCTGCCGTTTGCAGACATGTTGATGTTGGAGTAAACTGCGTCCAATTCATTGAAATTATCAAGCAATCGGGGCGCGAATTGGGTTAATGTCCATTACAAGTTACGCTTGTTCGGAGAGGCAGTGCCGAAAGCAACCCATTCCGTCGATTCTAGCCAACTATTTACTGAAAATCATCTGCACTTACGTTGCACATTAAGTTCTCCACACCTACTTCGAAAACCGATGTCTCACCGCCTTCAGACACAACCAGGTCATGAGCAACACCACGATGCCAAAGATCGTGGTGAATACTCCAGCTACGATCCATTCCTTGGTAGTGCGGGCGAGGCGTTCGGTGCCATCACGGTTCAGCTTCTCGCTAGTCAACACGACATTGGTAAGGAGTGCGAAGAAGAGCCAGAGAACGATGGTGAGCATGAACACGCCACCCGTCCAGTGAGGCCACTGGCCAGGGCCAGCAGGCTGCCTGTTCGCCATCAAAGCTCGACGTTTTCCCCGGCGAATAAGCAGCACACCGCTGACAAGCAGAAATAACAGGATCAGCGAATGTAGTAGCAGATGTCGCAGTTCAGGGATCGAACCCGACATCGTTGCAGCTGGCTGCCACCACTGTTGCTCGTGGTCAGGCCAGTGAATCACCTTGTATCTCTTCCCTTCCACTTCCTGGCGTGTAGGCTGCGTACCTACTGCACTGCTTTCGGTTTCAAACACCATCACGGAGACATCGCGGTCGTTGGTGTAAACCTTCTGGCCGCCAGGATGAAAGATGCCTTCAATCTGATTTTGATGGGATGAAGGTCGGCTCCTCCCGTACCTGTTGCGATCAACCTGTTCCTGATAATGGTAAGCAGTTACTTCAAGTTCGCCTTCGATGTAGTGGGCCCGGTGCCAGTAAAGGTTGAACATCCCTGCTACCATGAACAGCCACATCAGTCCGATGACAAAGAGCAACACGCCCGCCACGATGGAGCCTAACCCTCTCCCCGGTGCTCGATTGCGGTAGACGATTTGCATGGCTGGTCTTCGCTGAGATGTCTGCTATAGATCATAGCGACTTTGCAGGCAGAAAACCCCGGCTCATTGGATCGCGCACCCCAATAATCATGACATCCTTCATTTGCTTCAATCTTTACGGTTTGAACTCCTCAAATGTCTTTCCGTTAAACTTAAACACTCCGGCACCATTGGTGCCTACCCAGAAGTCGCCACGTTTGTCCTGGTAAATGGACTGAATCCAGATTTGCTTGGTATCTGCTTGTATGGGATAGCGGGTGAGGGTTTTGCCATCGTACCGCCAGACGCCTTCGTTGTAGGTGGTCATCCAGAGGTGGCCTTGCTTGTCGGTCATGGCGGACGCGAAGTAGAAGGAGTCTTCTCCGACTTGGGCTTTCAGATCGCCCAGGCCGGGTTCTTGCTGGTAGTTGATCTGACCGCTATTACTCTTCGGCGAGATGTTGTAACGGTGCCTGGTGTTGCAGATCCAGAACTTCCCTTCGTTATCTTCCACAATGGAGCGGATGCCAAAGGAGCCACCGCCAGGCACATTGGTCAAACGGTCTTCGTACAGCCAGTCGAAGGTCTTGCCATCGTAGCGGACAGCACCCAGGTCGGCGGTGCCAAACCACAGGCTGCCACGCCGGTCTTTATAGATGGAGTAAACGTCGTACGGGGTATACCTGGCATTGGGGAATTTATCACGCGGGAGGCTAGCATAGTGGTCATCGCCACGCTTGGTTGTCGGGAAGGCCAACTGGTGTAAGGCGGTGCCATCATAGCGATAGACGGACCCAGAGTTCTGGGCACCGCCGAACCACAAGTCATCTGGCTGCAGCTTCCATCCAGTACCGGGAGGATGCTTCTCTGCTACTTTCACCGTAGTGAATTTTTGCCCATCATAGCGGCTGACACCTTTGGTGGTATTGATGAAGATGTCGCCTGATTTGTGTTGCTGGATGCCACGAATTCGATTGTCAGGCAACCCGTGTTTCGTGGTGAACTGCGTCAGGGTTTTTCCATCATACCGAAAGACACCCTGGCCATCGCTGCCGAACCAGTGGTGGTTGCTCTTGTCCTGGAAAACGCTCCAGATACTCTTGCTCATTTCAGAAACAATGTCGCCTGGAATATGCCTTGGCTTTTGGTCGTTCCACGCGAATGTAGACTTTGTGACTAAAAGCGAGAAAAGAAAAACAGCATGATAAATAAACATGAATGGCCTTATCTGGGTTTATGTACTGCCTAAAGGCTAACTGGTAATCTCAGGAAGCACAACTACTCAGACGCATGGATCGCGGAATGCAATAGCTGAAAAACCGTGAATTTGACAACTTCGCTCGTCCAATAAGGCCATTGGACAGCAAAAAGTCGACTGACCACACCGATTGCTGACCATCATTCATCATGGTGTGATGTGGAACTGTCTGGGTTGTAACCCCATCGACCGGTCGCGGCAGTATCTGGTGCGGTAATCGGTGTATCGACGGGTTTGGGTATGATCACAGAGAACACATCCATACGTTTCGCTTTCTGTCTGCTGGGATGGTTGTCCATAGTAGTTACGTGAGAGTCGCTGATCCTTGCCAACAGGTCCCCAGCCGGGTGCATGGCACATCGGACATGGTGTAGACAGCCGACGTGCCAGCTTGCGTGCCAGCAAACCAATTTCCGCCATGCGTGTCGGATTGACATGGGCACGCATATCAGTCGCAACCCAGACCAATCCATCGGCGGACTGTTTTCTTGCGAGCTGGTAGTAGTATGCCAGATTTTTGGCATTATCGATGCCAGGGTAGATAGGCTCCCCGGGCTTCCAGACGTTGGGCCGCAATACCAGTGCATGCGAGGGGAACTGTGTCCTGGCGGCAAACTGTAGCAGTGCTTCGACGGAGTCCACCGTCTCGTGCTGGTAGCTGGTTAAGGTGTGAAATCGACGCATA
It encodes:
- a CDS encoding DUF4411 family protein — its product is MQTVDASSIIHAWDTYPIENFPRLWEWVAEQINDGELDICRVAYDAITRKIPDCDTWLKENGFRCSEITNAIAQEALRIKTILGIRQRYSPKGVDENDLLIIARASVDEIDLVSEERLQHQLPSEMAHWRIPAVCRHVDVGVNCVQFIEIIKQSGRELG
- a CDS encoding ImmA/IrrE family metallo-endopeptidase — protein: MDRIESINTKRIEWCCAERGTALEDVANAIGISDSTLQRVMDGESGLTFRQLQSLAAYFNRGILFFLEPGRVNEQKLYTPQFRTLTSQKPDLSPKVKDLIEKAEWFRHVFLHLQEELGKEWREFSPPEIDPSNIQVAAREVRRWLGLRDHNTFESYRKAVELKGILVLRSMGYAGAWQFPRESTIAGFSLYFERCPVIVVRKQEFEARQVFTLIHELGHILLHKGSFIDEDKDLFHYQGRERDANRFAGRVLVPKAFLDQINDRTRPQNVSAYDDWLWEYRDRWGVSAEVILRRLLDIGRLEEVQYEAYRKWRAQVRTPMTKGGSRQYRHREPIHIFGQSYVRSVFDALHTKRITLAKASTYLDNLKVSDLHELEAHLANS
- a CDS encoding NADH:flavin oxidoreductase/NADH oxidase; amino-acid sequence: MPTLFDSYTLKDVTLRNRIVVSPMCQYMSEEGQATDWHRVHYTSLARGGAGLVMVEATAVSPEGRITWADAGLWNDAQAKALAPIVKAIKHWGAVPGIQLAHAGRKASANRPWEGDDHIPEGQPKSWPTIAPSSIAFGANLSRVPREMTLKDIARVQADVVRAAERARDVGFEWLQLHFAHGYLAQNFWSPYSNKRTDQYGSSAENRGRYLLETLQAVRKVWPQNRPLTVRFSVVEFDGNDEQMISESIVLLKRMKQNGLDSVDVSIGFNTPTAKIPWGPNLLGDIAARVLRETGLPGTTSWFINGAAGADTLIREGKIDFATIGRPFLTNPHWPYQAAKELGVENAAWKTLPAPYAHWLARYR